One stretch of Cohnella algarum DNA includes these proteins:
- a CDS encoding response regulator transcription factor: MINLLIVDDQKHIRDGLQAMLRQFPLQLDNIYCAASGIEALQLLRQTGIQLVITDIRMPDMDGLALMAQTREERLKVDYLIISGYGDFAYAQKAIELGAKGYLLKPVKREDLQAAVEHAWQEIRTRQALSRNMKHFSRRAQETDRKELRMFMQGAANDEAWVLQTQRQHPELWRNYRLFLLREKRWINQPGASSAHGMESIAYRVYGRRGCLCLQHRPYLILAVDAAADPDALPAALEAAQIDAIAAITGPQQGLKALPDSYAQALELYRHSYLFPDKRSILPPHIERLEQQWQLPYEELYALFQLIGTKNSGKIAQGISMLFHKDVLQRYHIRYTQQLCRAAVEMLEEYERVIRPYMGEEALDIECLRNLFDYSGIRDYIQALQQQLLRLNQFYYEYKCSYRNSQDLKEAIRFIHESYHKPLDLAMVSNHVSLNYAYFSNLFKKNIGKGFAEYLRDVRLDKARRLLAETEYKIVEIAAMVGYESYKSFTRAFRDVMNMQPTEYRQLMRQKEESEEKYRDTAL, encoded by the coding sequence ATGATCAATCTTCTGATTGTGGACGATCAAAAGCACATCCGCGACGGCCTGCAGGCGATGCTGCGCCAATTTCCTCTGCAGCTGGACAACATTTACTGCGCCGCCAGCGGAATCGAGGCGTTGCAATTGCTGCGTCAGACCGGCATCCAGCTCGTCATTACCGATATCCGAATGCCGGATATGGACGGGCTGGCGCTAATGGCGCAAACCCGAGAAGAACGCCTCAAAGTCGATTACCTGATTATAAGCGGCTACGGCGATTTTGCCTATGCGCAAAAAGCCATCGAGCTCGGGGCCAAGGGCTACCTGCTCAAGCCCGTGAAACGGGAGGATCTGCAAGCCGCGGTCGAGCATGCCTGGCAGGAGATCCGGACGCGGCAGGCGCTCTCGCGCAATATGAAGCATTTCTCCCGCCGCGCCCAGGAGACCGACCGCAAAGAGCTGCGCATGTTCATGCAGGGCGCGGCAAACGATGAGGCGTGGGTCCTTCAGACCCAGCGGCAGCATCCGGAGCTGTGGCGGAACTACCGCCTGTTCCTGCTCCGGGAGAAACGATGGATCAACCAGCCGGGGGCCAGCAGCGCCCACGGCATGGAGTCCATTGCCTACCGGGTTTACGGCAGGCGGGGGTGCCTCTGCCTGCAGCACCGCCCGTACCTGATCCTCGCGGTGGACGCGGCCGCAGATCCGGACGCTTTGCCCGCCGCGCTCGAAGCCGCGCAAATTGACGCGATTGCGGCGATAACCGGCCCGCAGCAAGGCTTGAAGGCGCTGCCGGACAGTTACGCGCAAGCGCTGGAGCTGTACCGCCACAGTTACCTGTTCCCGGATAAGCGCAGCATCCTGCCGCCGCATATCGAGCGGCTGGAGCAGCAGTGGCAGCTTCCCTATGAGGAGCTGTACGCCCTGTTCCAGCTGATCGGCACCAAAAACAGCGGCAAAATCGCCCAAGGGATTTCCATGTTGTTCCACAAGGACGTGCTGCAGCGCTACCACATCCGCTACACGCAGCAGCTATGCCGCGCCGCGGTGGAGATGCTGGAGGAATATGAGCGCGTAATCCGTCCCTACATGGGGGAAGAAGCGCTGGATATCGAGTGCTTGCGCAATTTGTTCGATTATTCGGGCATTCGCGATTATATCCAGGCGCTGCAGCAGCAGCTGCTTCGGCTGAACCAGTTTTATTACGAATATAAGTGCAGCTATCGCAACTCGCAGGACTTGAAGGAAGCCATCCGCTTTATCCACGAAAGTTATCATAAGCCGCTGGACCTGGCGATGGTATCCAACCACGTGTCTTTGAATTATGCCTATTTTTCCAACCTGTTCAAGAAAAATATCGGCAAAGGCTTTGCCGAATACCTTCGCGACGTGCGCCTGGATAAAGCCCGGCGGCTGCTGGCCGAAACCGAATACAAGATCGTCGAGATCGCCGCCATGGTCGGGTACGAAAGCTACAAAAGCTTTACCCGGGCGTTTCGGGACGTGATGAACATGCAGCCGACGGAGTACCGGCAGCTGATGCGGCAGAAGGAGGAAAGCGAGGAGAAATATCGGGATACGGCGCTATAA
- a CDS encoding cell wall hydrolase — MLNKRWTMPLGLLLAMVVLAWPAHGVSAQTPDRTAVYVDGQRVSTTAIVQNGFQLVPASFFRGLNVSVGWSERYRSAVLGTPAIQIGFPAGERHTDYQHAGAAAWQRDFLDTRTTLIGGIAYVPLAYTAKKLGLSVHYDTGKRAPVISTGESGPIALAKQSQPTDEELRWLYRITEAEAGGESYAGKVAVAASILNRVDHPDWPDTIIDTIFQVDYYNGKAYYQYSPVLDKRIHAVTPTQETIRAVRDALNGSDPGLGAIVFYNPDKTDNAWVRSRPVTVRIGNHIFAK, encoded by the coding sequence GTGTTGAACAAACGTTGGACGATGCCTTTGGGGTTATTGTTGGCTATGGTTGTTTTGGCTTGGCCGGCGCATGGCGTTTCGGCGCAAACGCCGGACCGTACCGCGGTGTACGTCGACGGCCAACGAGTCTCGACGACCGCAATCGTGCAGAACGGATTTCAACTGGTGCCGGCCTCGTTTTTTCGCGGCTTGAACGTCTCGGTCGGCTGGAGCGAGCGTTACCGCTCCGCGGTGCTCGGAACGCCGGCGATCCAAATCGGGTTTCCCGCCGGCGAGCGCCACACCGACTATCAGCATGCCGGAGCGGCGGCCTGGCAGCGGGACTTCCTGGACACGCGGACGACGCTGATCGGCGGAATTGCCTACGTGCCTCTCGCCTATACGGCGAAAAAACTCGGCCTAAGCGTTCATTACGATACGGGGAAACGCGCGCCGGTCATCTCGACGGGAGAAAGCGGTCCCATCGCGCTGGCGAAGCAGAGCCAGCCGACCGACGAAGAGCTTCGCTGGCTTTACCGGATTACGGAAGCGGAGGCGGGAGGCGAGAGCTACGCCGGCAAGGTCGCGGTCGCGGCGTCGATCTTGAACCGGGTCGATCACCCCGATTGGCCGGATACGATCATCGATACGATTTTTCAGGTCGACTATTATAATGGAAAAGCTTACTATCAGTACTCTCCGGTGTTGGACAAGCGCATTCATGCGGTGACGCCGACCCAGGAGACGATTCGCGCCGTGCGCGATGCGCTGAACGGCTCCGATCCGGGGCTGGGAGCCATCGTCTTCTACAATCCGGATAAAACGGACAACGCCTGGGTGCGGAGCCGTCCGGTCACGGTGCGGATCGGGAATCATATCTTTGCGAAATAG
- a CDS encoding DUF4097 family beta strand repeat-containing protein codes for MIKAKIVQGAVLAALLLLTAACGAKEPSAATPAENLELQADGLTKLVIDHRNGDIRIAGSADTDKIEVVPLVRAGGADMDKLELSLEQQEDAAYLKAQFKAQFLAMGSGSVDLEIRVPEQLELEIRSHRDGHIRLSDLSSGAKIDNVNGDIQVSGLSGPLEIENRDGDVTVADIGSDVTIRNLNGHLQIDRVGGSARIDVGDGSLEIDHVEKDVTVTQSGNGDIAIGEVGGQIFRKN; via the coding sequence ATGATCAAAGCGAAAATCGTGCAGGGCGCCGTGCTTGCGGCGTTGCTGCTCTTGACGGCGGCCTGCGGGGCAAAGGAACCGTCCGCCGCGACGCCCGCCGAGAACCTGGAGCTGCAGGCGGACGGTCTGACGAAGCTCGTCATCGACCATCGGAACGGGGACATTCGGATTGCCGGCAGCGCCGATACGGATAAAATCGAGGTCGTTCCGCTGGTCAGAGCGGGCGGAGCCGACATGGACAAATTGGAGTTGAGCCTGGAGCAACAGGAGGATGCCGCCTATTTGAAGGCGCAGTTTAAAGCGCAATTCCTGGCCATGGGATCGGGGTCCGTCGATCTGGAAATCCGAGTTCCGGAGCAGCTCGAGCTGGAGATCCGGTCCCATCGGGACGGCCATATCCGCCTTTCGGATCTGTCGTCCGGGGCCAAGATCGACAACGTCAACGGCGATATTCAGGTGTCCGGTCTTTCCGGCCCGCTCGAGATCGAGAATCGGGACGGCGACGTTACGGTTGCCGATATCGGTTCGGACGTAACCATCCGCAATCTCAACGGACATCTTCAGATCGATCGCGTCGGCGGCTCGGCCCGGATCGATGTAGGCGACGGCAGTCTCGAGATCGACCACGTGGAGAAAGATGTGACCGTTACGCAATCCGGCAACGGGGATATTGCCATTGGCGAGGTAGGGGGCCAAATCTTTCGGAAAAATTAG
- a CDS encoding hybrid sensor histidine kinase/response regulator transcription factor, translating into MRFLALHRWSWQDWTLLAIRVLWVVAVIILMYRDQPSFPFWTVFVPLLLCHLVPFWFIKGRYYPYLLAECFFAGGVSLFLAYDLGLVRLFPPALFTVAFYSRGRAHGAAMPVAVTLFVLSAGNSVGSSLSHAVIWQSLFDASFLYGISYALQKGALAINGIRQKLALIKEQYTILEQYSSQIERMTLLEERYRMARELHDTIGHTFTSLILGMETLKSHLRSGEGEAKLQGMLKLARTGLDDIRRQVHQMDPIEEALPLDRSLLQMIDEFKANTGIRVVFRTMGEPYPVMKQAKLALYRCLQEALTNASRHGQAGKIQVLLQYDQAQVMLQVQDNGKGDDNLQYGFGLNGMKERLAPLQGKLYIHSQADAGTVVTCTIPNSSRESGRKIRILLADDQPLIRESLRLLLGEERDFEVAVAGDGKEAVAHCGSDRPDVVLMDINMPEMDGIAATKSIKETWPDIRIIMMTTIEDVSLASEALRIGAEGYLLKSIHPKELAATIRLIYGGGTMISQNVAHRLFQYQTGDKAPNPYGLTEQEANVLRCLTEGIRNKEIALRLHLSEGTVRNYISSIYLKLQVDGREQAVEKARVESLT; encoded by the coding sequence ATGCGTTTCCTTGCTCTTCATCGGTGGTCATGGCAGGATTGGACTCTGCTTGCGATTCGCGTTCTGTGGGTCGTTGCCGTCATCATTTTGATGTATCGGGATCAGCCTTCCTTTCCTTTTTGGACGGTGTTCGTTCCTCTTTTGCTGTGCCATCTGGTCCCTTTTTGGTTTATAAAAGGCCGCTACTATCCCTACCTGCTTGCGGAGTGCTTCTTTGCCGGAGGGGTATCTTTATTTCTTGCTTACGATCTCGGCCTGGTCCGGCTGTTTCCCCCGGCTCTTTTTACGGTCGCCTTCTACAGCCGGGGCCGGGCCCATGGGGCCGCGATGCCCGTCGCCGTGACGCTGTTCGTTCTGAGCGCGGGAAATTCCGTCGGCTCGTCGCTATCGCACGCCGTCATCTGGCAAAGCTTATTCGATGCGAGCTTCCTCTACGGCATAAGTTACGCTCTGCAAAAAGGAGCCTTGGCAATCAACGGCATCCGGCAGAAGCTGGCGCTGATCAAAGAGCAGTATACGATTTTGGAGCAGTACTCCTCCCAGATCGAGCGAATGACGCTGCTGGAGGAACGCTACCGCATGGCTCGGGAGCTGCACGATACGATCGGGCATACGTTTACTTCCTTGATCCTGGGGATGGAGACGTTGAAATCCCATCTTCGATCGGGCGAGGGGGAGGCCAAGCTGCAGGGAATGCTCAAGCTGGCGAGAACGGGGCTGGACGACATTCGCCGTCAGGTTCATCAGATGGATCCGATCGAGGAGGCGCTGCCCCTGGATCGGTCGCTGCTGCAGATGATCGACGAATTCAAGGCAAACACCGGGATTCGGGTCGTGTTCCGCACGATGGGCGAACCCTACCCGGTTATGAAGCAGGCCAAGCTGGCGTTGTATCGGTGCCTGCAGGAGGCTCTGACCAATGCCAGCCGTCACGGGCAGGCCGGCAAAATTCAAGTCCTTCTCCAATATGACCAGGCCCAGGTGATGCTGCAGGTGCAGGATAACGGCAAAGGCGACGATAACCTGCAGTACGGGTTCGGGCTGAACGGCATGAAGGAGCGGCTGGCTCCGTTGCAGGGCAAGCTCTATATCCACTCGCAAGCGGATGCGGGCACGGTAGTCACCTGCACGATTCCCAATTCGTCCCGCGAAAGCGGGCGGAAGATCCGCATTTTGCTCGCGGACGACCAGCCCTTGATCCGCGAGAGCCTGCGGCTGCTGCTGGGCGAAGAAAGGGACTTCGAAGTCGCGGTCGCCGGCGACGGCAAGGAGGCGGTCGCGCACTGCGGGAGCGATCGCCCCGACGTCGTCTTGATGGACATCAACATGCCGGAAATGGACGGGATTGCGGCGACCAAGTCAATCAAAGAGACGTGGCCGGATATCCGGATCATCATGATGACGACGATCGAGGACGTTTCTTTGGCGTCCGAGGCGCTTCGGATCGGGGCGGAAGGGTATTTGCTGAAATCGATCCACCCCAAGGAGCTCGCCGCGACCATCCGGCTCATCTACGGCGGGGGAACGATGATCTCTCAAAACGTGGCCCATCGATTGTTCCAATACCAGACGGGGGACAAGGCGCCGAACCCGTACGGGCTGACCGAGCAGGAAGCGAATGTTCTCCGGTGCCTGACGGAAGGGATCCGCAACAAGGAAATCGCGCTGAGACTGCATTTGTCGGAAGGCACGGTACGCAATTATATTTCATCCATTTACCTGAAGCTGCAAGTCGACGGAAGGGAACAAGCCGTTGAAAAAGCGAGGGTCGAAAGCCTGACTTGA
- a CDS encoding ABC transporter permease, with protein MIPFIRNENMKIYKRKRTWVMVAIVLLYVLLQIVNLRTAGEGTASDNWREQLERENAQLGLEAAEPDALPIEIKQAEKQILLNQYHLDQNTPPGTSGWSFAVDQVRNILFAASLIAVIIAGEIVAAEFASGTIKLLLTRSASRTKIHLSKYIAAILFGLLVSAAGLLASILLGGFIFGFDGLTDSFLYVKDQAVREAPALQALLSGYALNIPFLLIAVTLAFMISAAFRSATFSIVISLLVSVAGFVIAIAMDGWAWTKYFVFSHTDLTPLLYGNPSVDGVTLGFSSALIVLHLAVMHLVSYPLFVKRDVV; from the coding sequence TTGATTCCGTTCATTCGCAATGAAAACATGAAGATTTACAAGCGGAAACGCACGTGGGTGATGGTGGCGATCGTTCTGCTGTACGTGCTGCTGCAAATCGTGAATTTGCGGACGGCCGGCGAAGGCACGGCGAGCGACAATTGGCGGGAGCAGCTGGAACGGGAAAATGCGCAGCTCGGCCTGGAAGCGGCCGAACCGGATGCGCTGCCGATTGAAATCAAGCAGGCCGAGAAACAGATCCTGCTGAATCAGTACCATCTGGACCAAAATACCCCGCCCGGCACCAGCGGGTGGAGCTTTGCGGTAGATCAGGTTCGGAATATTCTATTCGCGGCGTCTTTGATCGCCGTCATCATCGCGGGCGAGATCGTGGCGGCCGAATTCGCGTCCGGGACGATCAAGCTGCTGCTGACCCGTTCGGCCAGCCGCACCAAAATCCATCTGTCCAAGTACATCGCCGCCATCCTGTTCGGCCTGTTGGTATCCGCGGCCGGCTTGCTCGCTTCCATTCTCCTCGGAGGGTTCATCTTCGGGTTCGACGGACTGACGGACAGCTTCCTCTATGTCAAAGACCAGGCGGTAAGGGAAGCTCCCGCGCTGCAAGCTTTGCTGTCGGGTTATGCGCTTAATATACCGTTCCTGCTGATCGCCGTTACGCTCGCTTTTATGATTTCCGCCGCCTTTCGCAGCGCGACCTTCTCGATCGTCATTTCCCTGCTGGTCTCGGTCGCCGGATTCGTGATCGCGATCGCCATGGACGGCTGGGCCTGGACGAAATACTTCGTCTTCTCGCACACCGATCTTACGCCGTTACTCTATGGAAATCCTTCCGTCGACGGGGTCACGTTAGGGTTTTCGTCGGCGCTGATCGTGCTTCATCTTGCCGTCATGCATCTGGTCTCGTACCCCTTGTTCGTCAAGCGCGACGTCGTCTGA
- a CDS encoding family 16 glycosylhydrolase: protein MMRFHDPEKRLQRKVLSLWLAVVMLAGAGLWPGARAAEAAGTAVTSMAYFSAADGPVITKSGVGQASFGFVMPIFNGGSATWADVSDDVGVRVKAGGNWVDIDSAGGFVYNQNWGHWNDGGFYGYWFTLSATTEIQLYSKANGVTLDYTLVFQNLNETTITAMTPTQGPQITAGFTGGAGFTYPIFNNDPAITYEAVADDLKVYVKPVNSGTWVDIDNNPASGWIYDSNFGQFTDGGGGYWFTVTESINVKLESKTSSASLVYTIIFNEPVRNAYTLTPYDGTTYSADASGAIGIPLPKIDGGAPIGTELGNFVYQINVDGQWVELANSGQSGFVYSGNGYNNLSAANQWGYWADYIYGLWFQPIQEDMQIRIGYPLNGQAGGNVGNNFVTYTLIGNPNAPRPDESDQEDVAIGTPSDPTIAGMTLVWQDEFDGTALDTSKWNYELGYYISDDPNSWGWGNAELQHYTNSAQNVFLQDGMLNIRALNDPKSFPQDPSRYAQYSSGRINTKDKFSFQYGRVDFRAKLPTGDGLWPAFWMLPEDAVYGAWAASGEIDVMEAKGRLPGTVSGAVHFGGQWPVNRYIAGEYHFPAGQTFANDHHVYTLIWEEDDFKWYVDGKFFFKVTRDQWYSVAAPNNPNAPFDQPFYLIMNLAVGGHFDGGRTPDPSDIPATMQVDYVRVYHPSGGENPGNVAVTGVTLNPASAQVEVGQNVQLTANVAPSNATNKQVSWSVSNPAVASVNAQGVVTGLSPGTATVTVTTADGNKTAVSAITVVPEPPAVIVIGDEVRGLKKIGDDLLFYVNGATFADLHYKINNGVQLNVAMNPTGNGNYTYPVNNLQHGDTVEYFFTYNPGQGALDTPWQTYVHGVTQGTPE, encoded by the coding sequence ATGATGCGATTTCACGATCCGGAGAAACGGCTTCAGCGAAAGGTATTGAGCCTGTGGCTGGCGGTCGTCATGCTGGCCGGCGCCGGCCTGTGGCCGGGAGCTCGGGCCGCCGAGGCGGCGGGAACCGCCGTGACCTCGATGGCCTACTTTTCGGCGGCGGACGGACCTGTCATCACGAAATCGGGAGTCGGGCAAGCGAGCTTCGGTTTCGTCATGCCGATCTTCAACGGAGGTTCCGCCACCTGGGCGGACGTTTCCGACGACGTGGGCGTCCGGGTGAAAGCAGGCGGCAACTGGGTCGATATCGACAGCGCCGGCGGCTTCGTCTACAACCAGAATTGGGGGCATTGGAACGACGGCGGCTTTTACGGCTATTGGTTCACCCTTTCCGCTACGACCGAGATCCAGCTCTACTCCAAGGCGAACGGGGTCACGCTGGATTACACGCTTGTTTTTCAAAACCTAAACGAAACCACGATCACGGCGATGACGCCTACGCAAGGGCCGCAGATTACGGCGGGCTTTACGGGCGGCGCGGGCTTTACCTATCCGATTTTCAACAACGATCCGGCCATCACATATGAAGCCGTGGCCGACGACTTGAAGGTGTACGTAAAACCCGTCAACAGCGGCACCTGGGTCGATATCGACAACAATCCGGCCAGCGGCTGGATCTACGACAGCAACTTCGGCCAATTTACCGATGGAGGCGGCGGCTACTGGTTTACCGTAACCGAATCGATCAATGTCAAGCTGGAGTCCAAAACCTCCTCGGCCAGCCTGGTTTATACCATCATCTTTAACGAACCGGTCCGCAACGCCTACACCTTGACCCCCTATGACGGAACGACTTATTCGGCCGACGCGAGCGGCGCCATCGGCATCCCGCTGCCCAAGATCGACGGAGGGGCGCCGATCGGCACCGAGCTCGGGAATTTCGTCTATCAAATCAACGTCGACGGACAATGGGTCGAGCTGGCGAACTCCGGCCAAAGCGGATTCGTCTACTCCGGCAACGGCTACAATAACCTGTCGGCCGCCAATCAATGGGGCTATTGGGCCGACTATATTTACGGGCTTTGGTTCCAGCCCATCCAGGAGGATATGCAGATCCGGATCGGCTATCCGTTGAACGGGCAGGCGGGCGGAAACGTCGGGAACAATTTCGTCACCTACACGTTGATCGGAAACCCGAACGCTCCCCGTCCGGACGAATCCGATCAGGAGGATGTCGCGATCGGAACGCCAAGCGATCCGACCATCGCGGGCATGACGCTCGTCTGGCAGGACGAATTCGACGGAACGGCGCTCGATACGAGCAAATGGAACTATGAGCTGGGCTATTATATCAGCGACGATCCCAACAGCTGGGGTTGGGGCAACGCGGAGCTGCAGCACTATACGAACAGCGCGCAGAACGTATTCTTGCAGGACGGAATGCTGAACATCCGGGCGTTGAACGATCCGAAGTCCTTCCCGCAGGATCCGAGCCGGTATGCGCAATATTCGTCCGGCAGAATCAACACCAAGGACAAATTCTCCTTCCAGTACGGAAGAGTGGATTTCCGGGCAAAGCTGCCTACAGGCGACGGACTGTGGCCGGCCTTCTGGATGCTTCCGGAAGATGCCGTATACGGCGCGTGGGCGGCATCCGGGGAAATCGACGTCATGGAAGCGAAAGGACGGCTGCCCGGCACGGTCAGCGGCGCGGTGCACTTCGGCGGGCAGTGGCCGGTAAACCGGTATATTGCCGGCGAATATCACTTCCCCGCCGGGCAAACCTTTGCGAACGATCACCATGTCTATACCTTGATCTGGGAAGAAGATGACTTCAAATGGTACGTGGACGGCAAGTTCTTCTTTAAAGTCACCCGGGATCAATGGTATTCCGTGGCGGCGCCGAACAACCCGAACGCCCCGTTCGACCAGCCTTTCTATCTCATTATGAACCTGGCGGTCGGCGGGCACTTCGACGGGGGCCGGACCCCGGATCCCTCCGATATCCCGGCGACGATGCAAGTCGATTACGTGCGGGTTTATCATCCGAGCGGCGGCGAGAACCCCGGAAACGTGGCGGTTACCGGCGTTACGTTGAATCCGGCCTCCGCGCAGGTGGAAGTCGGACAGAACGTACAGCTGACCGCCAACGTAGCGCCGTCCAATGCGACGAACAAGCAGGTCTCCTGGTCGGTTTCCAACCCGGCCGTCGCTTCCGTGAATGCGCAAGGCGTCGTGACGGGGCTCTCTCCGGGCACGGCAACCGTGACCGTGACGACCGCGGACGGCAATAAAACGGCCGTCAGCGCCATTACGGTCGTGCCGGAGCCCCCCGCCGTCATCGTCATCGGCGACGAGGTGCGCGGCCTGAAGAAAATCGGCGACGACCTGCTGTTCTACGTGAACGGCGCAACCTTTGCCGATTTGCACTACAAGATTAATAACGGCGTGCAACTGAACGTAGCCATGAACCCGACGGGGAACGGAAATTACACCTACCCCGTCAACAACCTGCAGCACGGGGATACCGTCGAGTACTTCTTCACCTACAATCCGGGGCAGGGAGCGCTGGATACCCCTTGGCAAACGTACGTCCACGGGGTGACGCAGGGGACGCCGGAGTAA
- a CDS encoding ABC transporter ATP-binding protein, giving the protein MSLLQIRELTKKIGNKTLVDRVTLEMEKGEILGLLGPNGAGKTTTIRMIVGLMSKSGGQVFINGMDAHKNFEQAMRHVGVIVENPDLYKYLSGYDNLLHFSRMTPGVTEARIREAIALVGLENSIHDKVATYSLGMRQRLGLAVVLVHKPSLLVLDEPTNGLDPAGIRELRNHLKQLAHQEGVGIMISSHLMSEMEMMCDRVAILQKGKLVGVHPIADMADDERTEVRFEVDRPDAAVQILQTIMAGDEIAADQRHIQIRIDKSRIPEISRKLMGAGINVYGVNAVKKTLEDKFMEITGGEDH; this is encoded by the coding sequence TTGTCGCTGCTGCAAATTCGCGAGCTGACGAAAAAAATCGGAAACAAGACGCTCGTCGATCGGGTAACGCTGGAGATGGAGAAGGGAGAAATTCTGGGACTGCTCGGTCCGAACGGGGCCGGAAAAACGACGACGATCCGGATGATCGTCGGCCTCATGTCCAAATCGGGAGGCCAGGTGTTCATTAACGGCATGGACGCCCACAAAAACTTCGAACAAGCGATGCGGCATGTCGGCGTCATCGTGGAAAACCCGGACTTGTACAAATATTTATCGGGCTACGACAATTTGCTTCATTTCTCCCGCATGACCCCGGGCGTGACGGAAGCCAGAATCCGGGAAGCGATCGCTCTCGTCGGGCTGGAGAACAGCATCCATGACAAGGTGGCCACCTATTCGCTGGGCATGCGGCAGCGGCTGGGCCTCGCGGTCGTTCTCGTCCATAAGCCTTCCCTGCTTGTGCTCGACGAACCGACCAACGGACTCGATCCGGCGGGGATTCGCGAGCTGAGAAACCATTTGAAGCAGTTGGCCCATCAGGAAGGCGTCGGCATCATGATCTCGAGTCACTTGATGTCCGAGATGGAAATGATGTGCGACCGCGTCGCGATTTTGCAAAAAGGAAAGCTGGTCGGCGTTCATCCCATAGCGGACATGGCGGACGACGAGCGAACCGAAGTCCGATTCGAGGTCGATCGGCCGGACGCGGCGGTGCAAATCCTGCAAACGATCATGGCCGGCGACGAAATCGCGGCCGATCAGCGCCATATTCAAATCCGCATCGACAAATCGCGCATTCCGGAGATCAGCCGAAAGCTGATGGGCGCGGGAATCAACGTGTACGGCGTGAATGCCGTCAAGAAGACGCTGGAAGACAAGTTCATGGAGATTACGGGAGGAGAAGACCATTGA
- a CDS encoding methyl-accepting chemotaxis protein encodes MIQQAAMNERVVRAMERNLAVIRFSLDRKVAYVNDVFAKTMGYSIEDILKMQHRDFCFDSFADSPAYERFWRELRSGQSFQDKIERKNARGETVWLEATYMPIFDERDSEVIGILKIATDITQRQFSLSTVVKELETTSHDLNRRAEAGIDRSRELLFGVDRIAEVSEDNNLALKSLQEQAKSIQGIVRTIRDIASQTHLLALNAAIEAAHAGPHGRGFDVVASEVRKLANEVSESIIQVQGTISGITKEISGMSDGIGRIQSSIAESQHQIRVTMEDFDGIVAFARKLDEQARKVAENI; translated from the coding sequence ATGATCCAACAAGCGGCGATGAACGAACGGGTCGTAAGAGCCATGGAGAGGAATCTGGCGGTTATTCGTTTTAGCCTCGATCGAAAGGTTGCCTATGTAAACGACGTATTCGCGAAAACGATGGGGTATTCCATCGAAGACATACTCAAGATGCAGCATCGGGACTTCTGCTTCGACTCGTTTGCCGACTCGCCGGCCTATGAGCGGTTCTGGAGAGAGCTCAGGTCCGGGCAAAGCTTTCAGGATAAAATCGAACGAAAAAATGCCCGCGGCGAAACGGTGTGGCTGGAGGCCACGTATATGCCGATATTCGATGAACGGGATTCCGAAGTCATCGGGATCTTGAAAATTGCAACGGATATCACGCAACGCCAATTCAGCTTGTCCACCGTGGTCAAGGAATTGGAAACGACTTCCCATGATTTGAACCGGCGCGCCGAAGCGGGGATCGACCGGAGCCGGGAGCTCCTGTTCGGCGTGGACCGGATAGCCGAGGTTTCGGAGGATAACAACCTTGCGCTCAAGAGCCTGCAGGAGCAGGCGAAGTCGATCCAGGGAATTGTGCGAACGATCCGCGACATCGCCTCCCAGACCCATCTGCTCGCCTTGAATGCCGCCATCGAGGCCGCCCACGCAGGTCCGCATGGCAGAGGGTTCGATGTCGTCGCTTCGGAGGTGCGCAAGCTGGCCAATGAAGTGTCGGAATCCATCATCCAAGTTCAGGGCACCATTAGCGGCATTACGAAGGAAATATCCGGGATGTCGGACGGGATCGGCCGTATCCAGTCCTCGATCGCGGAAAGTCAACATCAGATACGCGTGACCATGGAAGACTTCGACGGCATCGTTGCCTTTGCCCGAAAGTTGGACGAGCAGGCACGGAAGGTTGCCGAAAATATCTAA